The DNA window GTGGCGGTGTCGCTGGACTCGGAGACCGAGGCGTCGTCGACGGCGTACTGGCTGTTCTTCCGCGACACCACGACGCAGCCGAAGCTGGCCGGCGTCGGCCGCTACGACGACACCCACCGCTACGAGGACGGGCGCTGGAAGCTGGCGCACCGCCGGATCACCGTCGGCTGAGCCGACAGTTCCACTACAGCGGCTGAGCCGACAGTTCTAATACCGTCGGCTGAGCGACGGTTCCATTACGGCGACGGACCCTTCCCGGGGCGCGCCGCGGAACGAACGACCGGTTCGCGTGCCGGGAGGGAATGCCGCCGCCGCTATACGGTCGTAGGCATGGATGCACGCGACTGGGACGCGCGGTATGCGCAGGCGGAGATGGTGTGGGGTGCGCCGCCGAATCCGGTGGTCGTGGAGTTCGCGACGTCGCTGCCACCGGGGCGCGCGCTGGACCTGGCGTGCGGCGAGGGCCGGCACGCGCTGTGGCTCGCGACGCGCGGGTGGCGCACCACCGGCGTCGACTTCTCCCCCGTGGCGATCGAGAAGGCCCGGCAGATCGCGGCCCAGGCGCCGCGACGGGTGCGCGAGCGCCTGGACTACGTCGTCGACGACATCACCGCCCCCGCCGAACCGACCGACCCGTCGGGCCACGACCTGGTGCTGATGATCTTCGTGCACCTGCCGCCGGCCGAGCGGCGCGCCCTTGTGAGTCGCATCATCGACTCGTTGAAACCCGAGGGAATCCTCATGATCCTGGGTCACGACTCGCTCAACCTCACCGAAGGCGTGGGTGGCCCCCCCGATCCCGAAATCCTTTACACGCCAGACGATCTGGTGGCCGACATCGCCGGCCGCCTCGACGTGACGGTGGCCGAACGGCGCCATCGCGACGTCGACGGCCGGACCGCGATCGACGCATTGTTGGTCGCTCGCAGACCTGCTCTTGGCAGCTAACTTAATCGCGAGTAACATCGAATAAGTTACCGACGAGTAGCTACTTGGGCGGTACTCGACGGAAAGACAGACCGCACCAACGAAGTGCACTTCAGGGAGAGAACATGGGCCACTACAAGAGCAACGTCCGCGACCTCGAGTTCAACCTGTTCGAGGTACTCGGTCTGGACAAGCCGTTGAGTGAGGGCGTGTGGGGTGACCTCGACGCCGACACCGTCAAGGACATGCTGTCCGAGGTCGCACGTCTGGCCGAGGGCCCGCTCGGTGAGGCCTTCGCAGACGCCGACCGCAACCCGCCGGTGTTCGACCCCGAGACCCACGAGGCGACGCTGCCGGAGTCCTTCAAGAAGTCGTTCAAGGCGATGTGGGACGCCGAGTGGTACCGCATGGGCCTGAGCGAAGAGGTCGGCGGTGTTCCGGTGCCCCGCGCGGTGGTGTGGGCCATCGCGGAGATGCTGCTCGGCTCGCAGCCGGCCGCGTTCATGTACGCCGCCGGCCCGTCGTTCGCGGACGTGCTCTTCAAGAACGGCACCGAGGAGCAGAAGCAGTGGGCGGCCACGCTGGTCGAGCGCGGCTGGGGCGCCACCATGGTGCTGACCGAGCCGGACGCCGGCTCCGACGTGGGCGCGGGCCGCACCAAGGCGATCAAGCAGGACGACGGCACCTGGCACATCGAGGGCGTCAAGCGCTTCATCACGTCCGCCACCTCGGACGATCTGTTCGAGAACATCTTCCACCTGGTCCTGGCCCGCCCCGAGGGCGCCGGCCCGGGCACCAAGGGCCTGTCGCTGTTCTTCGTCCCCAAGTTCCACTTCGACTTCGAGAAGAACGAGATGGGCGAGCGCAACGGCGTCTTCGTCACCAACGTCGAGCACAAGATGGGCCTCAAGGCGTCGGCGACGTGTGAGCTCACCTTCGGCGGCCACGGCACCCCGGCCGTCGGCTGGCTGGTCGGCGAGGTCCACAACGGCATCGCGCAGATGTTCGACGTCATCGAGCACGCCCGCATGATGGTCGGCACCAAGGCCATCTCGACGCTGTCGACCGGCTACCTCAACGCGCTCGACTACGCCAAGGAGCGCGTGCAGGGCTCCGACCTGACGCAGATGACCGACAAGACCGCTCCGCGCGTCACCATCACCCACCACCCGGACGTGCGCCGCAGCCTGGCGCTGCAGAAGGCGTACTCGGAGGGCCTGCGCGCGGTGTACCTCTTCACCGCCGCGCACCAGGAGCCGGAGATGGCGCAGCTGGTCTCGGGCGCCGACGAGCAGCTGGCGCACCGCGTCAACGACCTGCTGCTGCCGATCGTCAAGGGTGTGGGCTCCGAGCGGGCGTACCAGTACCTGACCGAGAGCCTGCAGACCCTCGGCGGCTCGGGCTTTCTGCAGGACTACCCGATCGAGCAGTACATCCGCGACTCGAAGATCGACTCGCTGTACGAGGGCACCACCGCCATCCAGGCGCAGGACTTCTTCTTCCGCAAGATCGCCCGTGACCGCGGCGTCGCGCTGGCCCACGTGGCCGGCGAGGTCAAGAAGTTCATCGACAGCGAGGCCGGCAACGGCCGCCTCAAGACCGAGCGCGCGCTGCTGTCGACCGCGCTCGAGGACGTCCAGGCGATGGCCGCCACGCTCACCGGGCACCTCATGGGTGCGCAGGAGCAGCCCACCGAGCTGTACAAGGTGGGCCTGGGCTCGGTCCGCTTCCTGATGTCGGTGGGCGACCTGCTCATCGGCTGGCAGCTACTGCGCCAGTCCGAGATCGCGCTGAAGGCGCTCGACGAGGGTGCGTCCGACAAGGACAAGCCGTTCTACGAGGGCAAGATCGCGACCGCGTCGTTCTTCGCCAAGAACGTGCTGCCCGAGCTGACCGCGACCCGCAACATCCTGTCGCACCTCGACAACGACATCATGGAGATGGACGAGGCCGCGTTCTGATCGGCTGACTCCCGCACTCCCGCAGTGCCGTTCGCAGGCCCCCGCCGGTATCCACCGGCGGGGGCCTCGCCGTTCCCGGCCCCGCCAACGATTGACAACACCGGTTGTCAGATGCACGCTGGGGCTGTGACCACCATCACCGAGGGTCCCAGCCGCTACATGCGCGACCGTGCCCGCTCCGCGCGGGTGACCGCCCCACTCCGGCCGTTCGCGTGGCCGTCCCCGGACGCGACCCCGCGGGAGGCCGACGCGCTGCGCCGCGCGCTGCTCACCCGTGACGAGCCCAGCGCCGCGCTGGTCCGCGCCATCCGCCGGGACCGGACCGTGACCCTCGCCCAGTTCCGGCGGGCGCTCGCCGAGGGCGTCGACGCGGTGCCCGACGCCCCGGCGCCGCTGCGCGAGTACTTCGCGCTGCTCGAGGACACCCCCCACTGGGTGGACCGCGACAAGATCGCGCTGGGGGCGCGGACGCTGCGCCGCGTCGGGAAGGACGTGGGCGACGTGCTGGCCTACGGTTCGCTGCTGGGCGGTTACAACAACTCCGGGCCGCTGCCGGTGCTGACGTCGTCGGGCCGGCTGACCGGGGAGCGCACCCGCCGCCGCATCGCCGAGACCGGCACGTGGTGGAACGGCTGCGTCGCCGACGGCGGACTGGACCGCTTCGGGCCCGGCTTCACGCTGTCGGTGCACGTGCGGCTGATGCACGCGTTCGTCGACTACCACCACGAGCACGAGGCCGGCTGGGACAGCGCCGCGCGCGGGCTCCCGGTCAACCAGTTCGACCAGGCCGGCACCCTGGGGCTGTTCTCCATCACGTTCCTGCTGCACACGCGCGTCCTCGGGGTCCGCTACACCCGCCGCGAGGCCGACGCCGTCCTGCACCTGTGGTGCTACGTCGGCTGGCTGATGGGCGTCGACCCGCACTGGCTGCCGTTCGTCGAACGCGCCGGGCTGCGGATGATGTACCAGATCGGCGCGTCCGCCCCCGCCGCCGACGAGCACAGCTACGCGCTGGCCGCGTCGCTGGTGGACCTGCCGCTGCGCACCCCCTACCCGCGGTTCCAGCGGCTGCGCCGCCGCTACGAGTACGAG is part of the Rhodococcus sp. SGAir0479 genome and encodes:
- a CDS encoding class I SAM-dependent methyltransferase, whose product is MDARDWDARYAQAEMVWGAPPNPVVVEFATSLPPGRALDLACGEGRHALWLATRGWRTTGVDFSPVAIEKARQIAAQAPRRVRERLDYVVDDITAPAEPTDPSGHDLVLMIFVHLPPAERRALVSRIIDSLKPEGILMILGHDSLNLTEGVGGPPDPEILYTPDDLVADIAGRLDVTVAERRHRDVDGRTAIDALLVARRPALGS
- a CDS encoding acyl-CoA dehydrogenase produces the protein MGHYKSNVRDLEFNLFEVLGLDKPLSEGVWGDLDADTVKDMLSEVARLAEGPLGEAFADADRNPPVFDPETHEATLPESFKKSFKAMWDAEWYRMGLSEEVGGVPVPRAVVWAIAEMLLGSQPAAFMYAAGPSFADVLFKNGTEEQKQWAATLVERGWGATMVLTEPDAGSDVGAGRTKAIKQDDGTWHIEGVKRFITSATSDDLFENIFHLVLARPEGAGPGTKGLSLFFVPKFHFDFEKNEMGERNGVFVTNVEHKMGLKASATCELTFGGHGTPAVGWLVGEVHNGIAQMFDVIEHARMMVGTKAISTLSTGYLNALDYAKERVQGSDLTQMTDKTAPRVTITHHPDVRRSLALQKAYSEGLRAVYLFTAAHQEPEMAQLVSGADEQLAHRVNDLLLPIVKGVGSERAYQYLTESLQTLGGSGFLQDYPIEQYIRDSKIDSLYEGTTAIQAQDFFFRKIARDRGVALAHVAGEVKKFIDSEAGNGRLKTERALLSTALEDVQAMAATLTGHLMGAQEQPTELYKVGLGSVRFLMSVGDLLIGWQLLRQSEIALKALDEGASDKDKPFYEGKIATASFFAKNVLPELTATRNILSHLDNDIMEMDEAAF
- a CDS encoding oxygenase MpaB family protein, with translation MTTITEGPSRYMRDRARSARVTAPLRPFAWPSPDATPREADALRRALLTRDEPSAALVRAIRRDRTVTLAQFRRALAEGVDAVPDAPAPLREYFALLEDTPHWVDRDKIALGARTLRRVGKDVGDVLAYGSLLGGYNNSGPLPVLTSSGRLTGERTRRRIAETGTWWNGCVADGGLDRFGPGFTLSVHVRLMHAFVDYHHEHEAGWDSAARGLPVNQFDQAGTLGLFSITFLLHTRVLGVRYTRREADAVLHLWCYVGWLMGVDPHWLPFVERAGLRMMYQIGASAPAADEHSYALAASLVDLPLRTPYPRFQRLRRRYEYERGLSLATTLLGPAGVRALRVPVRPPWYPAGRFVVNVAKHHVLGRVPAGRRWLQRLGERQLRDAARRILDGEIPDVVALPD